One genomic window of Hydra vulgaris chromosome 03, alternate assembly HydraT2T_AEP includes the following:
- the LOC136077881 gene encoding uncharacterized protein LOC136077881, producing MIPKHALNAIDRLLKDICNNFPFRGKIIFFGGDFRQILPVVKRGQPAEIVESCIKCSLHWQWVQKFALTENMKVQNGEGEFFQWLLKLGNGTIPVKEEGPFKGCIEIPNQCIIRENESIVEKIFGDADQNDYSKRVILTPTNVDSLSINEGVLECLPGEVKIYLSPDQVDTDDLNERNNFPVEFLNSLTPSGMPPHCLKLKIGCVIMLLRNLDLKAGLCNGTRMKVCALQNNNIDAEVLTGVSGGKRVFVP from the coding sequence ATGATACCTAAACATGCCTTAAATGCAATTGATAGGTTGTTAAAAGATATTTGCAACAACTTTCCGTTCAGaggaaaaatcattttttttggtGGTGACTTCAGGCAAATTCTGCCTGTTGTGAAAAGAGGACAACCAGCTGAAATAGTAGAGTCGTGTATAAAATGTTCTTTGCATTGGCAATGGGTGCAGAAGTTTGcattaactgaaaatatgaAAGTGCAAAATGGGGAAGGTGAATTTTTCCAATGGCTACTAAAACTTGGGAATGGAACTATACCTGTCAAAGAGGAGGGTCCTTTTAAAGGATGCATTGAAATACCAAATCAGTGCATTATTAGAGAAAATGAATCGATTGTTGAAAAGATTTTTGGAGATGCTGATCAAAATGATTATTCTAAACGCGTGATTTTAACACCAACTAATGTTGATTCATTATCAATCAATGAAGGAGTGCTTGAATGTCTGCCGGGTGaggtcaaaatttatttaagtccTGATCAAGTTGATACTGATGACCTTAATGAAAGAAATAACTTTCCTGTTGAGTTTTTGAACAGCTTAACTCCTTCAGGTATGCCACctcattgtttaaaattgaaaattggttGTGTAATTATGCTACTAAGGAATTTAGATCTCAAAGCTGGGCTATGCAATGGTACTCGAATGAAAGTTTGTGctcttcaaaataataatattgatgcAGAGGTTTTGACAGGTGTTTCCGGTGGTAAACGGGTTTTTGTTCCTTGA